A single region of the Rhizobium sp. ARZ01 genome encodes:
- a CDS encoding Tim44 domain-containing protein, giving the protein MQRFGRIFAMIGVAVMVMVTAVDVAEARRAGGGFGSRGTRTFSPPPATRTAPTQTAPIDRSMTQKPAGQQAPGANQQTTGANRPAAQRPGMFGGLAGGLLGGLMLGGLVGMLMGNGLGGAAGFLGLLLQAGLIIGAIMLAMRFFGRSRQPAYGGGGAAAGTAPGGPLGSLSGMARSTGNNNGPSFSIPRIGGGLGGRAAPPQQPDEIGVRQEDLEQFERMLKDVQAAYGAEDYAALRKLTTPEAMSWLAEELSDNATSGVKNEVRDVHLVQGDVAEAWNEDGTDYATVAMRYESVDVMRDRASGKAVSGDPDNLTESVEVWTFVRKPGSDWLVSAIQGTEAA; this is encoded by the coding sequence ATGCAGCGTTTTGGACGAATTTTCGCGATGATCGGCGTCGCCGTCATGGTGATGGTGACGGCGGTCGACGTGGCGGAGGCGCGCCGCGCCGGCGGCGGCTTTGGCAGCCGTGGCACCCGCACGTTCTCGCCGCCGCCCGCGACGCGCACGGCGCCGACGCAGACAGCGCCGATTGACCGCAGCATGACGCAGAAGCCGGCAGGCCAGCAGGCTCCCGGCGCCAACCAGCAGACGACGGGCGCAAATCGACCCGCGGCCCAGCGGCCGGGCATGTTCGGCGGTCTCGCCGGCGGATTGCTCGGCGGCCTGATGCTGGGCGGTCTTGTAGGCATGCTGATGGGCAACGGCCTCGGTGGCGCGGCCGGGTTCCTTGGTCTGCTGCTTCAGGCGGGTCTGATCATCGGCGCGATTATGCTTGCGATGCGTTTCTTCGGCCGTAGCCGTCAGCCGGCATACGGTGGCGGCGGTGCCGCCGCCGGAACTGCACCCGGCGGCCCACTGGGCAGCCTCTCCGGCATGGCGCGTTCGACAGGCAACAACAACGGACCATCCTTCTCCATCCCGCGCATCGGTGGTGGGCTGGGTGGCCGCGCCGCCCCCCCGCAACAGCCGGATGAGATCGGCGTTCGCCAGGAAGACCTTGAGCAGTTCGAACGGATGCTGAAGGACGTCCAGGCCGCCTATGGCGCGGAAGACTATGCCGCACTTCGCAAGTTGACGACGCCCGAGGCCATGTCGTGGCTCGCCGAGGAACTGAGCGACAACGCCACCAGCGGCGTGAAGAACGAAGTCCGCGACGTCCATCTCGTCCAGGGCGACGTCGCCGAGGCGTGGAACGAAGACGGCACTGACTACGCCACGGTCGCCATGCGCTATGAGAGCGTCGACGTGATGCGCGATCGTGCTTCCGGCAAGGCCGTCAGTGGAGACCCGGATAATCTGACCGAGTCCGTCGAGGTGTGGACCTTCGTGCGCAAGCCGGGTTCTGATTGGCTGGTCTCCGCCATCCAGGGCACTGAAGCGGCATAG
- a CDS encoding helix-turn-helix domain-containing protein: METHGSYGQFCPVSMAAEILCTRWTVLILRELLCGTTRFNDLRRGVPRMSPALLSKRLKELERAGVIITAPAEKGVTEYRLSPAGEDLQPIIMSMGFWGQRWVESQLSLKNLDPSLLMWDMRRNLNPQPLPKRRCTIQFLYPELPIARQNWWLVVDGGSVDLCGFDPGFEIDLLVTSSLKSMTAIWMGLSVVRREVDAGNVEFDGDPLIASAMQQWLGLSKFAPEPRRVS, from the coding sequence ATGGAAACTCATGGAAGCTACGGCCAGTTCTGTCCTGTTTCGATGGCCGCCGAGATACTCTGCACCCGCTGGACCGTGCTGATCCTGCGCGAGCTTTTGTGCGGGACGACGCGGTTCAACGATTTGCGCCGCGGCGTGCCGCGCATGTCGCCGGCGCTTTTATCCAAGCGGCTGAAGGAGTTGGAGCGCGCCGGCGTGATCATCACGGCACCGGCAGAGAAGGGAGTGACCGAATACCGCCTGTCACCGGCCGGCGAGGACCTGCAGCCGATCATCATGAGTATGGGCTTTTGGGGGCAGCGCTGGGTGGAGTCGCAGCTTTCGCTAAAAAATCTCGATCCATCATTGTTGATGTGGGACATGCGCCGCAATCTGAACCCGCAACCGCTGCCGAAGCGGCGCTGCACGATTCAGTTTTTGTACCCAGAACTGCCGATCGCGCGGCAGAACTGGTGGCTTGTGGTCGATGGCGGCTCGGTCGACCTATGCGGCTTCGATCCAGGTTTCGAAATCGATCTTCTGGTGACGAGTTCGCTGAAGAGCATGACGGCGATCTGGATGGGACTTTCCGTCGTTCGCCGGGAGGTTGACGCGGGGAACGTGGAGTTCGATGGCGATCCGCTCATCGCAAGCGCCATGCAGCAATGGCTTGGTTTGAGCAAGTTCGCGCCCGAACCTCGCCGGGTCTCCTGA
- a CDS encoding acyl-CoA dehydrogenase family protein translates to MADIPPRDADKAPAAAGDPVEIARALVPVLAERAARFDESDEFVAENYELLKEAGLVEAGVPRELGGGGAEVRTLAEMLRLMAHACSSTALAFSMHTHQVAIPAWRWSHQQVAAVEPLLRRVAAEKLILLSSGGSDWIGGSGKATKVEGGYRVSARKAFTSGANAGDLLMTGAVVETAEGPDAVIHFAAPMKASEVNIVETWRALGMRGTGSNDVVIDNLFVPDAGVSFTRRAGEWHPVFQIIATTAFPLIYAVYLGVAESARDIALDMAKKRHPSAALLDLAGRMETSLRGAQLAHRWMLDTVERNSPSAESVNDVMIGRALVAKHAIATVELAMELAGGAGFYRDNGLERRFRDIQGARFHPLQPGPQAQYAGALALGHSVAHIF, encoded by the coding sequence ATGGCAGACATACCCCCCAGAGATGCAGACAAGGCGCCGGCAGCGGCCGGCGATCCAGTCGAAATCGCGCGCGCACTCGTACCGGTCCTTGCCGAGCGCGCCGCACGGTTTGACGAGAGCGACGAATTCGTTGCGGAGAATTATGAGCTTCTGAAGGAAGCCGGCCTCGTCGAGGCCGGCGTGCCACGCGAACTGGGCGGCGGCGGCGCTGAGGTTCGCACGCTCGCCGAGATGCTGCGGCTGATGGCCCATGCCTGCTCGTCCACGGCGCTCGCTTTCTCGATGCACACCCACCAGGTGGCGATCCCCGCCTGGCGCTGGAGCCATCAGCAGGTCGCAGCCGTCGAGCCGTTGCTGCGACGCGTTGCCGCCGAGAAGCTAATTCTCCTTTCCAGCGGGGGCTCCGACTGGATCGGCGGCTCGGGGAAGGCGACCAAGGTCGAGGGCGGATATCGGGTTTCGGCCCGGAAAGCCTTTACGTCCGGCGCCAATGCAGGCGATCTACTAATGACGGGCGCCGTCGTGGAGACCGCCGAAGGCCCGGATGCCGTTATCCATTTTGCGGCCCCCATGAAGGCATCGGAAGTAAACATCGTCGAGACATGGCGTGCGCTCGGCATGCGCGGAACCGGGTCCAACGATGTCGTCATCGACAATCTGTTTGTGCCCGATGCTGGCGTCTCGTTCACCCGGCGCGCCGGCGAATGGCATCCGGTGTTCCAAATCATAGCGACGACCGCTTTTCCGCTGATCTACGCGGTCTACCTCGGGGTCGCCGAAAGCGCGCGCGACATCGCGCTCGACATGGCGAAAAAGCGGCATCCGAGCGCCGCGCTTCTCGACCTGGCGGGTCGGATGGAGACATCGTTGCGCGGCGCGCAACTGGCGCATCGGTGGATGCTTGATACGGTCGAGCGCAATTCGCCGTCGGCCGAATCCGTCAATGATGTGATGATCGGCCGCGCACTCGTTGCCAAGCATGCCATCGCCACTGTTGAACTGGCAATGGAACTGGCGGGCGGCGCCGGTTTCTATCGCGACAACGGGCTGGAGCGCCGGTTCCGCGACATCCAGGGCGCTCGCTTTCACCCACTCCAGCCGGGACCGCAAGCCCAATATGCCGGGGCCCTCGCGCTCGGCCATTCGGTCGCGCACATTTTTTGA
- a CDS encoding amino acid ABC transporter permease encodes MRFDLSILLPHLGFLAEGALLTVEACALSLLGSVIVGAFVAIARTSASKTLRKVAFAYVDVFRNVPFIVQLFFFYYGLPEIGIYIDAFTTGVIALSIAGGAYASDAIRAGILAIDPGIIEAAEVSGLSKRVIFTRIVLPIALRTAVRPLGSVLINMILTSSILSTITLNELTGSAQIVVSETFRPFEVYVVLLVVYATLTYLLSLGIAYLHRRLNRDMMEAVA; translated from the coding sequence GTGCGGTTTGATCTGTCGATACTCCTGCCGCATCTCGGCTTCCTCGCCGAGGGCGCGCTTCTGACGGTGGAGGCCTGCGCGCTGTCCTTGCTTGGCAGCGTCATCGTAGGCGCCTTCGTCGCCATTGCCCGGACGTCCGCTTCCAAGACGCTGCGCAAAGTTGCCTTTGCCTATGTCGACGTGTTCCGCAACGTCCCCTTCATCGTGCAGCTCTTCTTCTTCTACTACGGCCTGCCTGAGATTGGCATCTACATCGACGCGTTCACCACCGGTGTGATCGCGCTTTCGATCGCCGGCGGGGCCTATGCGTCCGACGCAATCCGCGCCGGCATTCTCGCAATCGACCCAGGCATCATCGAAGCGGCAGAGGTCAGCGGCCTTTCCAAGCGCGTGATCTTCACCCGCATCGTGCTGCCAATCGCGCTGCGCACCGCTGTACGCCCGCTCGGTTCCGTGCTGATCAACATGATCCTCACCTCCTCCATCCTGTCGACGATCACGCTGAACGAACTGACCGGCTCGGCCCAGATCGTCGTTTCTGAGACATTCCGGCCCTTCGAGGTCTATGTCGTCCTGCTCGTCGTCTATGCGACGCTGACCTACCTGCTGTCGCTCGGCATCGCCTATCTGCACCGCCGCCTCAACCGCGACATGATGGAGGCGGTGGCCTGA
- a CDS encoding amino acid ABC transporter permease gives MRFTDFTPYDLVLLAQGLGVSIALFLATSAIGLVIGTLWAVVRFYRVAVLTPIITFLAELLKNSPVLVQLFLVFFGLPGLLHIRVTPVEAAMITLSANTAAFVYVIAVSAIESISRDQIEAARVFGLTRWQVLRHVVAPQATAFAIGPLVALLVNQLQVTSLISVIGVVDLTKIGDILNLRTLKPFVVWTAVGLLYYFSAKLVALIGTRFENRLRAHSAWRGL, from the coding sequence ATGCGATTTACCGACTTCACCCCCTACGATCTGGTTCTGCTCGCCCAGGGGCTCGGCGTCAGCATCGCGCTGTTTCTCGCGACATCGGCGATAGGTCTTGTCATCGGCACACTTTGGGCAGTGGTCCGCTTTTACCGAGTGGCCGTGCTGACCCCGATCATCACCTTCCTGGCCGAACTCCTGAAGAACTCGCCGGTGCTGGTCCAGCTCTTTCTCGTCTTCTTCGGCCTGCCGGGCCTCCTGCACATCCGGGTGACGCCGGTCGAGGCGGCGATGATCACGCTTTCGGCCAACACGGCCGCCTTCGTCTACGTCATCGCGGTCTCGGCGATCGAATCGATAAGCCGCGACCAGATCGAGGCGGCGCGCGTGTTCGGACTGACCCGCTGGCAGGTGTTGCGCCACGTCGTGGCGCCGCAGGCAACGGCATTTGCCATCGGCCCGCTGGTGGCCCTGCTGGTCAACCAGTTGCAGGTGACATCGCTGATCTCGGTGATCGGCGTGGTCGACCTTACCAAGATCGGCGACATCCTGAACCTCAGGACACTGAAGCCGTTCGTCGTCTGGACCGCCGTCGGCCTGCTCTACTATTTCTCGGCCAAGCTCGTCGCCTTGATCGGCACTCGCTTTGAAAATCGCCTGAGGGCCCACAGCGCATGGAGAGGGCTCTGA
- a CDS encoding amino acid ABC transporter ATP-binding protein: MLKVEHVKKSFGHMTVLDGIDLTIEPGEVVSILGSSGSGKSTLIRCINGLERLDGGRITVDEFDVSRPKDLAEARKRSGTVFQLFNLYPHMTVLGNITLAPIEVLKQPRAEAEAKAHALLNSVGLGDRAGAYPAQLSGGQRQRVGICRALAMQPRYLLLDEVTSALDPEMTAEVLAILAKLAEEGTTMLFVTHEIEFARQISDRIVFLDKGRLLVDLPTDEFFAADGGMAQPRVAQFLSKMRND; encoded by the coding sequence ATGCTCAAAGTCGAACACGTAAAAAAGTCCTTCGGCCATATGACGGTGCTCGATGGCATCGACCTGACGATCGAGCCCGGCGAGGTCGTATCGATCCTCGGCTCATCGGGATCGGGCAAGTCGACGCTGATCCGCTGCATCAACGGCCTGGAACGGCTCGACGGCGGCCGGATCACCGTCGACGAGTTCGATGTGAGCAGGCCAAAGGATCTCGCCGAGGCGCGCAAGCGCTCGGGCACGGTGTTCCAACTCTTCAACCTCTACCCGCACATGACCGTGCTCGGAAACATCACGCTCGCGCCGATCGAGGTGCTGAAGCAGCCGCGCGCCGAAGCGGAGGCCAAGGCGCACGCACTACTGAACTCGGTCGGGCTCGGCGATCGCGCAGGCGCCTACCCGGCCCAGCTCTCCGGCGGGCAGCGCCAGCGCGTCGGCATCTGCCGGGCGCTCGCCATGCAGCCGCGCTATCTTCTGCTCGACGAAGTGACGAGTGCGCTCGATCCGGAGATGACAGCCGAAGTGCTGGCGATCCTCGCCAAGCTCGCCGAAGAAGGCACAACGATGTTGTTCGTCACCCATGAAATCGAGTTCGCGCGGCAGATTTCCGATCGCATCGTCTTCCTCGACAAGGGGCGGCTGCTGGTCGACCTGCCCACCGACGAATTCTTCGCCGCCGACGGCGGCATGGCGCAGCCCCGCGTTGCCCAGTTCCTTTCCAAAATGCGCAACGACTAG
- a CDS encoding N(4)-(beta-N-acetylglucosaminyl)-L-asparaginase, whose protein sequence is MLLLANNEAWPGFPTSVQMLRDGANSLDAMVAGIGKVEAEVKVRSVGYGGWPNMLGRMELDAAVMDGNTRDVGSVGAVPDTLPVAALAHEVMKRLPHVMLTGDGARRFASEIGFSKDDLLYDDSKRVWWERLEQELSPEELAKFPDIPLAQLSRAITDPERVRDTTVFLSADPTRGIHAATSTSGWAWKYPGRLGDSPIPGAGFYADSRYGAAACTHTGEMTMRCSTARTIVLALKLGYSLSDAVRLAIEELNELSTGFLAGVVIHAVDVKGNHEVVNFRCPGEIRYWLWEDSMPEPELRAAKLA, encoded by the coding sequence ATGCTCCTTCTCGCCAACAACGAAGCCTGGCCCGGCTTTCCCACCTCGGTGCAGATGCTGCGCGACGGGGCGAACAGCCTCGACGCCATGGTTGCCGGCATCGGCAAGGTGGAGGCGGAGGTGAAGGTGCGCAGCGTCGGCTATGGCGGCTGGCCGAACATGCTCGGCCGGATGGAACTCGACGCGGCCGTGATGGATGGCAACACCCGCGATGTCGGCTCCGTCGGCGCCGTGCCGGATACGCTGCCCGTGGCAGCGCTGGCCCACGAGGTGATGAAGCGCCTGCCGCATGTGATGCTGACCGGCGACGGCGCGCGCCGCTTTGCCAGTGAAATCGGTTTTTCCAAGGATGACTTGCTTTACGACGACAGCAAGAGGGTCTGGTGGGAGCGGCTGGAGCAGGAGCTGTCGCCGGAGGAACTGGCCAAATTCCCCGACATTCCGCTGGCACAACTGAGCCGCGCCATCACCGATCCCGAGCGTGTGCGCGACACCACCGTCTTCCTGTCGGCCGACCCGACGCGCGGCATTCATGCGGCGACCTCGACGTCAGGCTGGGCATGGAAATATCCGGGCCGGCTTGGCGATTCACCTATTCCCGGCGCCGGTTTCTATGCCGACAGCCGCTACGGTGCTGCCGCCTGCACGCATACGGGTGAGATGACGATGCGCTGCTCGACCGCGCGCACCATCGTGCTGGCACTCAAACTCGGTTATTCGCTCTCCGACGCCGTGAGGCTTGCGATCGAAGAGCTCAACGAACTGTCCACCGGCTTCCTGGCTGGCGTGGTGATCCATGCCGTCGATGTCAAGGGAAACCACGAGGTGGTGAATTTCAGATGCCCCGGCGAGATCCGCTACTGGCTTTGGGAGGACTCGATGCCCGAACCGGAACTTCGGGCGGCGAAACTGGCATAA
- a CDS encoding transporter substrate-binding domain-containing protein, with amino-acid sequence MKKILTTLAALAVVAGSALPSFAGMIDDIRSRGTVRIGVSLGGEPIGFRDAQNNPVGYDVDVATLLAEKIGVPVEFVDVSGDARISMLVSGQIDVAVANTSATLERAKTVNFTIPYNRAGLRILVQKDAGITDLKGLAGKKVVVGRGTTGESFLKKAVPEAELVYVDQFAPDGVLQLQQKRVDAAIEDSSLLDYLATKNPELVTLPGLYSNDPIGIAVAKGDPEFARWLDMFVSDYIQSGAYEANYKKWWGEAANPPALNPLW; translated from the coding sequence ATGAAGAAAATCCTAACTACCCTTGCCGCGCTGGCCGTCGTTGCCGGCTCGGCCCTTCCGTCCTTCGCCGGCATGATCGACGACATCCGCTCGCGTGGAACCGTGCGCATCGGCGTCTCGCTCGGCGGCGAGCCGATCGGCTTCCGTGACGCGCAGAACAACCCGGTCGGTTACGACGTTGACGTTGCGACGCTGCTTGCCGAGAAGATCGGCGTGCCGGTCGAGTTTGTCGACGTCTCGGGCGACGCCCGCATCTCGATGCTCGTCTCCGGCCAGATCGACGTGGCAGTCGCCAACACCTCCGCCACGCTCGAGCGCGCTAAGACGGTCAACTTCACGATCCCCTACAACCGCGCCGGCCTGCGCATTCTCGTCCAGAAGGACGCCGGCATCACGGACCTAAAGGGCCTTGCCGGCAAGAAGGTCGTCGTCGGCCGCGGCACCACGGGCGAGAGCTTCCTGAAGAAGGCCGTTCCGGAAGCGGAACTCGTCTATGTCGACCAGTTCGCCCCGGATGGCGTTCTGCAGCTGCAGCAAAAGCGCGTTGATGCGGCGATCGAGGATTCTTCGCTGCTCGACTATCTCGCCACCAAGAACCCGGAACTGGTGACGCTGCCGGGCCTCTACTCCAACGACCCGATCGGCATCGCCGTCGCCAAGGGCGATCCGGAATTCGCCCGCTGGCTCGACATGTTCGTCTCCGACTACATTCAGTCCGGCGCCTACGAGGCCAACTACAAGAAGTGGTGGGGTGAAGCAGCCAACCCGCCGGCTCTGAACCCGCTCTGGTAA
- a CDS encoding LacI family DNA-binding transcriptional regulator: MNRDDGGSAAPTIADVARLAGVSRAVASRALSNEPRPVSADKRERVVEAAARLGYKPNLLAQSLTTKKVNLVAVVVNHIHDLSDLDLFDRLIDRIQSIGKQVILVRIGSVDRIEEFLRNGVAYHVDAALVFSDFADAATVRQMFRSDLVVMLNGLHDALSPVVIADEGAGIAEAVADAASKGVRTAALVTGRYSSPVEQARIGHYRKAFAQSGIELVWTVQGDYSYQSGHAASAALSGKDCPDAVFCTSDAMAMGILDVRRADFPQNRPARFRLYGFDNLSLTDFDAYPISSIGFDKSVYVEHIVDFIANPGDFHPGQPPVTVPTRFVPRLTA; the protein is encoded by the coding sequence ATGAATCGAGATGATGGCGGCAGCGCCGCTCCAACAATCGCCGATGTGGCGCGGCTTGCGGGCGTTTCGCGCGCAGTTGCCAGCCGGGCGCTTTCGAACGAACCGCGCCCGGTGTCGGCCGACAAGCGCGAGCGCGTTGTCGAGGCGGCAGCACGCCTCGGCTACAAGCCAAATCTCCTGGCACAGAGCCTGACGACGAAGAAGGTCAATCTCGTCGCTGTTGTCGTCAACCATATCCATGATCTTTCCGACCTTGACCTGTTCGATCGGCTGATCGACCGCATCCAGTCGATCGGCAAGCAGGTGATCCTGGTCCGCATCGGCTCGGTCGATCGCATCGAGGAGTTCCTACGCAATGGCGTCGCCTATCACGTCGACGCTGCGTTGGTGTTCTCCGACTTCGCCGACGCGGCGACCGTGCGGCAGATGTTCCGCTCCGATCTGGTGGTCATGCTGAACGGGCTGCACGACGCGTTGTCGCCGGTCGTCATCGCAGATGAAGGAGCGGGGATTGCCGAAGCAGTGGCGGATGCGGCGTCAAAGGGCGTCCGCACCGCGGCGCTCGTGACGGGGCGATACTCGTCGCCGGTGGAGCAGGCCCGGATCGGGCACTATCGCAAGGCTTTCGCACAGAGCGGCATCGAACTGGTCTGGACTGTGCAGGGGGATTATTCGTACCAGAGCGGCCATGCAGCATCAGCCGCACTTTCCGGAAAGGATTGTCCGGATGCTGTATTCTGCACCTCCGACGCCATGGCGATGGGCATTCTCGACGTCCGTCGAGCCGATTTCCCGCAGAACCGCCCCGCCCGTTTCCGCCTCTACGGCTTCGACAATCTGTCGCTGACGGATTTCGATGCTTACCCGATCTCCTCGATCGGTTTCGACAAGTCGGTCTATGTGGAGCACATTGTTGATTTCATCGCCAATCCGGGCGATTTTCACCCCGGCCAGCCGCCGGTCACCGTGCCGACGCGTTTCGTGCCGCGCCTGACAGCCTGA
- a CDS encoding EF-hand domain-containing protein, whose translation MRLAIFVVALVASQAVFAVTQAQTAQMHQGQKDQLDTNKDGVVQRSEYQAFMKTAFTGLDKNKDGVLVVSEVGGVLTPDQFAATDANSNGSINQTEFMNRVMADFAAADKSGDGKLQ comes from the coding sequence ATGAGGCTAGCAATTTTCGTAGTCGCCCTCGTGGCGAGCCAAGCTGTATTTGCGGTTACCCAGGCACAAACGGCGCAGATGCACCAGGGCCAGAAGGACCAACTCGACACCAACAAGGATGGAGTGGTGCAGCGTTCGGAATACCAAGCCTTTATGAAAACAGCCTTCACTGGTCTGGACAAGAACAAAGACGGCGTGCTGGTTGTTTCGGAAGTCGGCGGCGTCCTGACCCCCGACCAATTCGCCGCAACGGACGCCAACTCGAACGGCAGCATCAACCAGACCGAGTTCATGAACCGGGTGATGGCTGACTTCGCCGCAGCCGACAAAAGCGGCGACGGTAAACTGCAATGA
- a CDS encoding DMT family transporter, whose product MNKSILSGILLTSFSYFLFSVQDASVKWLVAALPVWQVLFVRSVTIFAICAAIGRGSLLRRASVSPIVKPMILRNLLLLAAWLSYYTASRDLGLAELTTLYYASPIIVTVLAIPILGERVPLNRWVAVLTGFLGVLIACDVFDKGMTISLPVYLVLQAAVFWGIGTILLRKTALQETTLVQMTISSGFLILFTGVVAPFVWLPMNLSDFALMAGTGILAGIAQYALFEGMRRAEVSLLAPFEYSSLVWGFILGFLIWNEVPAHNVFIGAVLIFSAGMIIIAAERFSRRPAETQT is encoded by the coding sequence GTGAATAAGAGCATCCTTTCCGGCATCCTGCTGACGAGCTTTTCCTATTTCCTGTTTTCGGTACAGGATGCTTCCGTCAAGTGGCTGGTGGCAGCCTTGCCGGTGTGGCAGGTTTTGTTCGTGCGAAGCGTCACGATCTTTGCGATCTGCGCCGCGATCGGGCGAGGATCGCTCCTGCGCCGTGCATCGGTTTCGCCGATTGTGAAGCCGATGATCCTGCGCAACCTGCTGCTGCTCGCTGCCTGGCTCTCCTATTACACGGCGTCGCGTGATCTCGGCCTGGCGGAACTGACGACGCTCTACTATGCCTCGCCGATTATCGTGACCGTGTTGGCGATACCGATCCTGGGCGAGAGAGTGCCGCTGAACCGTTGGGTGGCGGTGCTGACAGGCTTTCTCGGCGTGCTGATCGCCTGTGACGTTTTCGACAAGGGAATGACCATCTCGCTTCCTGTCTATCTTGTGCTGCAGGCGGCAGTCTTTTGGGGGATCGGGACCATCCTGCTGCGGAAGACCGCGCTTCAGGAAACGACGCTGGTGCAGATGACGATCTCCAGCGGGTTTCTGATCCTGTTCACCGGAGTTGTCGCGCCATTCGTCTGGCTGCCAATGAACCTTTCGGACTTCGCGCTGATGGCAGGCACCGGTATTCTCGCCGGCATTGCCCAGTATGCTCTGTTCGAGGGTATGCGACGGGCCGAGGTGTCGCTGCTCGCGCCCTTCGAGTATTCCTCGCTGGTATGGGGTTTCATCCTCGGCTTCCTGATCTGGAACGAGGTTCCGGCGCACAATGTCTTCATCGGCGCGGTGCTGATCTTCTCCGCCGGCATGATCATCATCGCAGCCGAGCGGTTTTCACGTCGACCAGCCGAAACACAGACATAA
- a CDS encoding DMT family transporter gives MEAKRNGYIFTLLAIVIFAIQDGISKHLGGLYPPAFIAMIRFWAFAAFAILMAARSKGGLRAAAATRRPILQVLRGVMLALQIVIVITSLAMVGLAHSQAIFSATPLFVALLSVPLLGEKVGWRRWTAILLGLFGVLIILEPGPDGIDPKLLVPLAAAAVFSLYVIATRLVSRDDSTSTSFFYIGTVGAITLSFIGPFYWTSLAAADWGWMALLCITGMASHYFLIRAYDLLDAAAVQPLTYLQLVFAGLMGVTIFDERLTLNMVVGSAIVVGAGIFTIWRESIVARRRQEPQG, from the coding sequence ATGGAAGCGAAACGCAACGGCTATATCTTTACCCTCCTGGCGATTGTCATCTTCGCCATCCAGGACGGCATCTCCAAGCATCTGGGCGGACTTTACCCGCCCGCCTTCATCGCAATGATCCGCTTTTGGGCTTTTGCAGCGTTTGCCATTTTGATGGCCGCGCGCTCGAAGGGAGGCCTGCGCGCCGCTGCGGCGACCCGGCGTCCGATCCTGCAGGTCCTGCGTGGCGTCATGCTGGCACTGCAGATTGTCATCGTCATCACATCGCTGGCCATGGTCGGCCTTGCGCATTCGCAGGCGATCTTCTCCGCAACGCCGCTGTTCGTCGCCCTTCTCTCCGTTCCACTGCTGGGCGAGAAGGTCGGCTGGCGCCGCTGGACCGCCATTCTGCTTGGGCTCTTCGGCGTGCTCATCATTCTCGAGCCGGGACCTGACGGTATCGACCCCAAGCTGCTGGTCCCCCTTGCAGCGGCAGCGGTGTTTTCGCTTTACGTCATCGCCACGCGGCTCGTCAGCCGCGATGATTCGACAAGCACCAGCTTCTTCTACATCGGCACCGTCGGCGCGATCACGCTATCGTTCATCGGTCCGTTCTACTGGACCTCGCTTGCGGCGGCTGACTGGGGCTGGATGGCGCTGCTTTGCATCACCGGCATGGCAAGCCACTATTTCCTCATCCGCGCCTATGATCTGCTCGATGCGGCGGCCGTCCAGCCGCTGACCTATCTGCAACTGGTGTTTGCCGGTCTCATGGGCGTGACCATTTTCGATGAACGACTGACACTGAACATGGTCGTCGGGTCAGCCATCGTCGTCGGGGCCGGAATCTTTACGATCTGGCGCGAAAGCATCGTGGCCCGACGCAGGCAAGAGCCGCAGGGCTAG
- a CDS encoding helix-turn-helix transcriptional regulator, whose amino-acid sequence MFSHERIWAAIDALAERHRLSPSGLARRAGLDPTSFNRSKRLGADGRLRWPSTESIAKVLDATGATIDEFIGLETAGNRNAGLPQGTFPPQSSSIPLLGFAQAGAGGFFDDGGFPAGQGWDVVEFPASPERKQGVYALEVQGESMMPLYRDGDVLIVEPGAQIRRGDRVVVKTREGEVMAKVLHRQSPRSIELLSLNPEHSNRTFDIREVDWIARIIWASQ is encoded by the coding sequence ATGTTTTCCCACGAGAGGATCTGGGCGGCGATCGATGCCCTCGCCGAACGCCACCGGCTTTCGCCGTCCGGGCTCGCCCGGCGCGCGGGCCTTGATCCGACATCGTTCAACAGGTCCAAGCGACTGGGCGCGGACGGGCGACTGCGCTGGCCTTCGACGGAGTCGATCGCGAAGGTACTGGACGCGACGGGCGCCACAATCGACGAGTTCATCGGCCTCGAAACGGCAGGCAACCGCAACGCAGGTTTGCCGCAGGGCACCTTCCCTCCCCAGTCGAGTTCAATTCCGTTGCTCGGTTTTGCTCAGGCCGGTGCCGGAGGCTTCTTCGACGACGGCGGCTTTCCGGCGGGTCAGGGCTGGGACGTCGTTGAGTTTCCGGCCTCGCCGGAGCGTAAGCAGGGCGTCTATGCATTGGAAGTTCAGGGTGAAAGCATGATGCCGCTCTATCGCGACGGCGATGTGCTGATCGTAGAGCCGGGCGCGCAGATACGGCGGGGCGATCGGGTTGTCGTCAAGACGCGCGAGGGCGAGGTTATGGCGAAGGTCCTGCACCGGCAGAGCCCGCGTTCGATCGAGTTGTTGTCGCTCAATCCAGAGCACTCCAACCGAACCTTTGATATCCGGGAAGTCGACTGGATCGCCCGGATCATTTGGGCAAGCCAATGA